The genomic DNA CGGTTGGCAGCAGAGCCAATCGCCGCTGCTGGGAACTCCGGTGGCGAAGTTCAAACACATGTTAAAACGTATCGAAGTTAAGGACCTGCAAAAAATGATCGACGAGAGCAAAGACGAATCCGCCGCAACCGAATCCGAAGCCCCCGCCGCGAACCAATGGAACGACAGCGATCAACCGCTGAAGGACGAACCGCTGGCCGACGAGATCACGATCGACGACTTCGCCAAGGTCGATCTGCGGGTCGCCCGCGTGATCAAAGCTGAACACGTGCCTGAAGCCAACAAACTGCTGCACCTGACGCTAAGCCTCGGCGGCGACGAGACCCGCAGCGTCTTCGCGGGCATCAAAGCGGCTTACACGCCCGAGCAACTGGTCGGCCGATTGGTCGTGATGGTCGCCAACTTGAAGCCACGCAAGATGCGGTTTGGACTCAGCGAAGGGATGGTCACCGCCGCTGGTCCCGGCGGCGCCGAAGTCTTTGTGCTCGGCGTCGACGAAGGAGCTCTCCCTGGCCAACGCGTCCACTGATTGCGAGCTGAATAAGTTCCCAATCCACCGCTTTGCATACCTCTCCGCAAACGGAGGCTTCACCCGCCCGGCGGAGCCGGGAGGGTCGGAAAACGAGCCTTCAGCGAGCTTTTCGGGGAGGACTTACCCTCGAGATCAGGAGGGTTCATACGCCAGGTTTGGCGACAACCAGCGTTCGACTTCCGACAACGGCTTTCCTTTCCGTGCCGTGTAGGCTTCGATCTGGTCCTTGGTGACTCGATCGACAGCAAAATACCGCGACTCCGGATGGGCAAAGTAGAGTCCGCTGACACTCGAACCGGGCGTCATCGCGTAGCTTTCGGTCAGCTCCACGCCGGTCTGCTTCTCGGCGTCCAACAGATCGAACAGCGTTCGCTTCTCGGTGTGGTCGGGGCTGGCGGGATAACCTGCCGCCGGACGGATTCCGCGGTACTTCTCGGCGATCAACTCCTCGGTCGAAAGGCCTTCGGTTTTGCCGAAGCCCCAATCCTCGCGAGCCCGTTGGTGCATCAGTTCGGCAAACGCTTCGGCCAACCGGTCGGCAACCGCTGAAACCATGATCGCTTTGTAATCGTCCAGTTCCTCCCGGTACTTCGCCGCCAACGCTTCGGCCCCCAAGCCGCCGGTGACCACAAAGCCGCCGATGTAGTCTTCGCGTCCCGAATCGATCGGCGCGATGTAATCGGCCAACGAACGGAAGTCCGATTGTCCCTTGCGTTCCCATTGCTGACGCAAGAAATGGAAGCGAGTCAATTCCGCCGAACGCGATTCATCGGTGTACAGGATCACGTCGTCGCCATCGCTGGCGGCTGGCCAGAAGCCGTAGACGGCGTTGGCTCGCAGCGAACCGGCCGCGATCACTTCGTCCAACACGCGGTTGGCATCTTCGTACAGCTCCTTCGCCTGCGCCCCAACCGACGGATCGTCGAAGATCTTGGGGAACTTGCCTTTCAGTTCCCAAGTCATGAAAAACGGCGACCAATCGATAAACGGGCGGATCTCCTCCAGCGGGAAATCGGTAAGCGTCTTGGTCCCCGTAAACGCGGGCTTATCGATTTGTACCGTCTGCCAATCGGTGGCGAAACGCTTTTCCAACGCTTCGGCGTAGGGGACCAGCTTCTGTTGGCGGTCGCGGTAACTGGCGACCAACTTCTTCTGCAGCTCGACATTTTCAGCCATGTAGGCGTCGCGATGCTCGGCGCTGATCAACTTCTCGACCACGTTGACGCTGCGGCTGGCATCCAATACGTGGAACACCGAACCATCGTACGCCGGGGCGACGCGAACCGCTGTATGCTTGGCACTCGTGGTCGCTCCGCCGATCAACAGCGGTAAGGTCATCTTCTTTCGTTTCATCTCGCGAGCGACGTGGACCATCTCGTCCAAGCTCGGCGTGATCAGCCCACTCAAGCCGATCATGTCGACGTTGTGCTTGACCGCCTCTTCAAGAATCGTCTCGCTGGAGACCATCACGCCAAGGTCGATCACCTTGTAGTTGTTGCACTGCAACACCACGCCAACGATGTTCTTGCCGATATCGTGAACGTCTCCCTTGACCGTAGCGATCAGGAACGTACCCCGCGCCGCGTGGCTCTCGATCCCCGCTTCTCGCTTTTCCTGCTCCATGAATGGTTCCAGATAAGCGACTGCTTTTTTCATCACCCGAGCACTTTTGACGACCTGCGGCAGGAACATTTTGCCTTCGCCAAACAGATCCCCGACGACCGACATACCGGCCATCAGAGGCCCTTCGATGACGTGCAGGCAGCGATCGAAGTGCTGCCGCGCCTCTTCGGTATCCTCGACGATGTACTTATCGATTCCCTTGATCAACGCATGCTTCATCCGTTCGATGACAGGAGCGTCGCGCCACGCGAGGTCTTCGCCCGCCTTCTGCTTGCCATCTCCCTTGACCGTCTCGGCGAACTCCAGCATGCGGTCGGTCGCATCGGGGCGGCGGTTCCACAACACGTCTTCGACATGTTCCAGCAGGTCCTTGGGAATCTCTTCGTAGACCTCCAACTGCCCCGCGTTGACGATCCCCATGTCCAAACCGGCTTTGACAGCCTTATATAAGAAGGCGCTGTGGATCGCTTCGCGGACGCGGTCGTTGCCGCGGAAACTGAAGCTGATGTTGCTCACGCCGCCGCTGGTCTTGGCTCCCGGGCATTCCTTCTTGATCCGAGACACCGCGTTGACGAAATCGACGGCATAGTTGTTGTGCTCGTCCATCCCCGTCGCGACGGTCAAAATGTTGGGGTCGAAGATGATGTCTTCGGGTGGGAAACCGATCTTGGTGGTTAACAGATCGTAAGCCCGTTTGCAGATCCGGACTTTGTTGTCTTCATCGGCCGCTTGGCCCTCTTCGTCGAAAGCCATCACGACCGCGGCGGCACCATATTGGCGAACCAATCGCGCCCGACGCAGGAACTCCTCTTCGCCATCTTTCAGCGAGATCGAGTTGACGATCGCCTTGCCCTGCGTGTTCCGCAGTCCCGCTTCGATGACTTCCCATTTGCTGCTGTCGATCATCACGGGCACCGACGCCACGACGTCGTCACCGGAGATCAAACGCAGGAACCGCGTCATCGCTTCGGCACCATCCAACAGGGCATCATCGAAGTTGATGTCGATGATCGTGGCACCGTTTTGAACCTGTTCGCGAGCGACCTCGACCGCCTCGTCGAACTGATCGCCTCGGATCAGTCGAGCGAACTTCTTGCTGCCGGTCACATTGGTCCGCTCGCCGATCATCGTGAACGGAATTTCGGGACGCATCACCATCGGCAACTGGCCCGACAGTCGTGTGTAGATCGGCCCGGTCTGTTCCTGCTTGGGCCGTTTGCCCTCGACGCGCTGAGCCATCGCGCGGATGTGATCGGGAGTCGTACCGCAGCAGCCACCCAAAATGTTGATCCAGCCGTT from Rosistilla carotiformis includes the following:
- the metH gene encoding methionine synthase, with protein sequence MTNPIDLLPHLIRERILILDGAMGTMIQRLGLDEAGVRGDRFADHHKDLKNFSDILCLTHPEKITDIHRAYYEAGSDIVETNSFGASPVGMVEFDLPLELVDEINHAAVACARKAADEWTERTPGKPRFVAGSIGPTTQQLAISTQVDDPAFRSTTFEAMVASYKAQVKSLVEAGVDILLPETAIDTLNLKSCLFAIQDYFDGGGRRVPVMVSGTFDKGGRTFVSGQTVEAFVTSLAHFPLLSVGMNCALGPDVMRPHVEEMSHATGIPVSCHPNAGLPNEMGQFDLDPPKMAEIVGEYADNGWINILGGCCGTTPDHIRAMAQRVEGKRPKQEQTGPIYTRLSGQLPMVMRPEIPFTMIGERTNVTGSKKFARLIRGDQFDEAVEVAREQVQNGATIIDINFDDALLDGAEAMTRFLRLISGDDVVASVPVMIDSSKWEVIEAGLRNTQGKAIVNSISLKDGEEEFLRRARLVRQYGAAAVVMAFDEEGQAADEDNKVRICKRAYDLLTTKIGFPPEDIIFDPNILTVATGMDEHNNYAVDFVNAVSRIKKECPGAKTSGGVSNISFSFRGNDRVREAIHSAFLYKAVKAGLDMGIVNAGQLEVYEEIPKDLLEHVEDVLWNRRPDATDRMLEFAETVKGDGKQKAGEDLAWRDAPVIERMKHALIKGIDKYIVEDTEEARQHFDRCLHVIEGPLMAGMSVVGDLFGEGKMFLPQVVKSARVMKKAVAYLEPFMEQEKREAGIESHAARGTFLIATVKGDVHDIGKNIVGVVLQCNNYKVIDLGVMVSSETILEEAVKHNVDMIGLSGLITPSLDEMVHVAREMKRKKMTLPLLIGGATTSAKHTAVRVAPAYDGSVFHVLDASRSVNVVEKLISAEHRDAYMAENVELQKKLVASYRDRQQKLVPYAEALEKRFATDWQTVQIDKPAFTGTKTLTDFPLEEIRPFIDWSPFFMTWELKGKFPKIFDDPSVGAQAKELYEDANRVLDEVIAAGSLRANAVYGFWPAASDGDDVILYTDESRSAELTRFHFLRQQWERKGQSDFRSLADYIAPIDSGREDYIGGFVVTGGLGAEALAAKYREELDDYKAIMVSAVADRLAEAFAELMHQRAREDWGFGKTEGLSTEELIAEKYRGIRPAAGYPASPDHTEKRTLFDLLDAEKQTGVELTESYAMTPGSSVSGLYFAHPESRYFAVDRVTKDQIEAYTARKGKPLSEVERWLSPNLAYEPS